Proteins from a genomic interval of Parvivirga hydrogeniphila:
- the hpf gene encoding ribosome hibernation-promoting factor, HPF/YfiA family: MNTVVKGRHMDVTPALREYAEEKIGKAAKLLNDHMVMSIEIELSAERNPAIEKKHVAEVTLFTKGHVIRAKEAAVDMYAAIDLVSEKLERQVQKLKTKLQNRHKAAAPAIAEAAPVEESEPSIVKRKVIEVKPMAPEEAALQMELLGHDFFVFASAETESINVLYRRSDGDYGLIVPR, translated from the coding sequence ATGAACACAGTCGTGAAGGGTCGCCACATGGATGTCACGCCGGCTCTCCGCGAGTACGCGGAAGAGAAAATCGGCAAGGCCGCCAAGCTTCTGAACGATCACATGGTGATGAGCATCGAGATCGAACTGAGCGCTGAGCGCAACCCGGCGATCGAGAAGAAGCACGTGGCGGAGGTCACGCTGTTCACGAAAGGCCACGTCATTCGGGCGAAGGAGGCCGCCGTCGACATGTACGCGGCCATCGACCTTGTGTCCGAGAAGCTCGAGCGCCAAGTCCAGAAGCTCAAGACGAAGCTGCAGAACCGTCACAAGGCCGCTGCGCCGGCGATTGCCGAAGCGGCTCCTGTTGAGGAGTCCGAGCCGAGCATCGTCAAGCGGAAGGTCATCGAGGTCAAGCCGATGGCGCCTGAAGAGGCGGCGCTGCAGATGGAGCTTCTGGGGCACGACTTCTTCGTGTTCGCTTCGGCTGAGACCGAGAGCATCAACGTGCTGTATCGCAGGAGCGACGGCGACTACGGACTCATCGTCCCACGGTAG
- a CDS encoding amino acid ABC transporter ATP-binding protein: MDPSSEPVVRIKGLRKRFGDLEVLRGVDMDVRKGEVVVILGPSGSGKSTLLRCVNRLEEPTGGEVWFEDILVNSPKTDINRVREKIGMVFQSFNLFPHLTAKGNVMLAQRKVLKRSKEEAERIAVEQLTRVGLADRIDYYPAQLSGGQQQRVAIARALAMDPHVMLFDEVTSALDPELVRGVLDVMKQLALGGMTMLVVTHEMGFARDVADRVVFMDGGVIVEEGLPDEVFDNPKHERTKDFLGHIS, from the coding sequence ATGGATCCCAGCAGCGAGCCGGTCGTCCGCATCAAGGGGCTCCGCAAGCGTTTCGGAGACCTCGAGGTCCTGCGCGGCGTCGACATGGACGTGCGCAAGGGCGAGGTCGTCGTCATCCTCGGGCCGTCGGGCTCAGGCAAGTCCACGCTGCTGCGCTGCGTGAACCGGCTTGAGGAGCCCACGGGCGGCGAGGTGTGGTTCGAGGACATCCTTGTGAACAGCCCCAAGACCGACATCAACCGCGTGCGCGAGAAGATCGGGATGGTCTTCCAGAGCTTCAACCTGTTCCCGCACCTCACCGCCAAAGGCAACGTGATGCTCGCACAGCGCAAGGTGCTCAAGCGCTCGAAGGAAGAGGCCGAGCGCATCGCCGTCGAGCAGCTCACGCGCGTGGGGCTCGCCGACCGCATCGACTACTACCCGGCGCAGCTCTCCGGAGGCCAACAGCAACGCGTCGCCATCGCCCGGGCGCTCGCGATGGATCCGCACGTCATGCTGTTCGACGAGGTGACCTCCGCGCTCGATCCCGAGCTGGTGCGCGGCGTGCTCGACGTGATGAAGCAGCTCGCGCTCGGCGGCATGACGATGCTCGTGGTGACGCACGAGATGGGGTTCGCGCGCGACGTCGCAGACCGCGTCGTGTTCATGGACGGGGGCGTCATCGTCGAAGAGGGGCTTCCGGACGAGGTGTTCGACAACCCCAAGCACGAGCGCACCAAGGACTTCCTGGGGCACATCAGCTAG